One window of the Alligator mississippiensis isolate rAllMis1 chromosome 5, rAllMis1, whole genome shotgun sequence genome contains the following:
- the NAPSA gene encoding napsin-A, producing the protein MRGPEVVAAILLMALCTQALIQVPLKKFPTVRNRFRKTGIPISDLVKSKWGDKNRAVAPQRLHNYMDAQYYGEISIGTPPQRFTVVFDTGSANLWVPSSRCCLLHLACWVHTHYRSLFSCTHKKNGTDFSIHYGSGSLKGFLSQDTVIVSNVTVQNQTFAEAVNLPGLVFVAAKFDGILGLAYPNISVRGITPVFDNMMERGLLDQNVFSFYLSRNSSDNVGGELLLGGINKERYKGDLHYIPVSRKAYWQVLMNNIILGKTKDRDAKTLCTEGCEAILDTGTSLITGPSKDIKALHEMLGVTSSFGGQYIIDCDKIPDMPNITFNIAGKGFNLMAEQYVLQVTQVGIDICISGLTSLDIPAPAGPLWILGDVFLVNYYSVYDRDHNRVGLAQAK; encoded by the exons ATGAGGGGCCCAGAAGTTGTGGCTGCCATCCTACTTATGGCGCTCTGCACCCAGGCGCTGATCCA GGTCCCTCTCAAAAAGTTCCCCACAGTGCGGAACCGCTTTAGGAAGACGGGGATCCCCATTTCTGATCTGGTGAAAAGCAAATGGGGGGACAAGAACCGGGCCGTGGCCCCCCAGCGCCTCCACAACTACATGGAC gcCCAGTACTACGGAGAGATTAGCATTGGGACCCCCCCGCAGCGCTTCACTGTCGTCTTTGACACTGGCTCTGCTAATCTGTGGGTGCCCTCATCtcgctgctgcctgctgcacctggcTTGCT gggtgcacacccACTACCGCTCCCTCTTCTCCTGCACCCACAAGAAAAATGGCACTGACTTCTCCATCCACTATGGCAGCGGCAGCCTCAAAGGCTTCCTCAGCCAGGACACCGTCATT GTGTCCAACGTGACAGTGCAGAACCAGACGTTTGCAGAAGCCGTCAACCTCCCAGGGCTAGTGTTCGTGGCAGCCAAGTTTGACGGGATCCTAGGGTTGGCGTACCCCAATATCTCGGTGCGTGGCATCACCCCAGTCTTTGACAACATGATGGAACGTGGCCTCCTGGACCAGAATGTTTTCTCCTTCTACCTCAGCAG GAACTCATCCGACAATGTTGGGGGGGAGCTTCTCCTAGGAGGCATCAACAAGGAGCGGTACAAAGGGGATCTGCACTACATCCCGGTATCCCGCAAGGCATACTGGCAGGTGCTCATGAACAA CATAATATTGGGAAAGACAAAGGACCGTGATGCAAAGACACTGTGTACAGAGGGCTGTGAAGCCATCTTGGACACAGGGACATCACTCATCACTGGCCCCAGCAAGGACATCAAGGCCCTACATGAAATGCTGGGGGTCACCAGCTCTTTTGGGGGGCAG TACATCATTGACTGTGACAAGATCCCGGATATGCCCAACATCACCTTCAACATTGCAGGGAAGGGCTTCAACCTGATGGCAGAGCAGTATGTGCTCCAG GTGACCCAGGTGGGAATAGACATCTGCATCAGTGGGCTCACATCCCTGGACATCCCAGCCCCCGCCGGGCCCCTCTGGATCCTGGGTGACGTGTTTCTTGTCAACTACTACTCTGTCTACGACAGGGACCACAACCGCGTCGGGCTGGCTCAAGCCAAGtga
- the LOC102576789 gene encoding protein kinase C and casein kinase substrate in neurons protein 2 isoform X2 translates to MSAIYSEVAGDEPPGDSFWMPKQYQSTVRRLDNGYQVCEQLVSCFQERARVERTYGQHLARWVQKWRPLVDASPTYGTARRAWQAFLDATERLSQLHGEMQRALVAEEVARMRAWQRDHYHRKVLGGFREACDLENGFRRAQRGWTRKLRKVEKAKAAYHLACRKEHQAAGREAGPPGGPPLAPDRQRALREERQRRTQETHKERQRYEHILAELTRASPRYMEEMEMVFEQGQAQEQRRIAFLKDTLLALQHRLDPTTHPGVQAAQSQLRQAIADISAHDDLAWWRREHGPGMPTTWPQFEAWNPEPGRQSNGMKLGQEEKVPLQSNSPVLGSVAEPVPTPPAPPLPAPVPPPMPAPGPGRGQRVRAVYDYTGQEPDELSFSAGEELTKLEDEDEQGWCRGVTDRGRIGLYPANYVQPVQ, encoded by the exons ATGTCAGCAATCTACAGCGAGGTGGCAGGAGATGAGCCCCCCGGGGACAGCTTCTGGATG CCAAAGCAGTACCAGAGCACAGTGCGGCGCCTGGATAATGGATACCAGGTCTGTGAACAGCTggtcagctgcttccaggagcgGGCAAGGGTGGAGCGCACTTATGGGCAGCACCTGGCACGCTGGGTGCAGAAGTGGCGCCCTCTGGTGGATGCCA GCCCCACATATGGCACTGCACGCCGGGCCTGGCAGGCTTTTCTAGATGCCACAGAACGGCTGAGCCAGCTGCATGGGGAGATGCAGCGAGCGCTGGTGGCTGAGGAGGTGGCCCGGATGCGGGCCTGGCAGCGTGATCACTACCACCGCAAGGTGCTAGGTGGCTTCCGTGAGGCCTGTGACCTGGAGAATGGCTTCCGGCGTGCCCAGCGGGGCTGGACCCGCAAGCTGCGCAag gtgGAGAAGGCGAAGGCAGCATACCACCTGGCCTGCCGCAAGGAGCACCAGGCTGCAGGGCGTGAGGCTGGACCCCCAGGGGGGCCACCACTGGCCCCTGACCGCCAGCGGGCCCTGAGGGAGGAGCGCCAGCGCCGCACTCAGGAGACCCACAAG gagCGCCAGCGCTATGAGCATATCCTGGCTGAGCTGACCCGGGCCAGCCCGCGCTACATGGAGGAGATGGAGATGGTGTTCgagcaggggcaggcccaggAGCAAAGGCGTATCGCCTTCCTCAAGGACACACTTTTGGCCCTCCAGCACCGCCTGGATCCCACCACACACCCTGG GGTGCAGGCAGCGCAGAGCCAGCTGCGCCAGGCCATTGCCGACATCAGTGCCCACGACGATCTAGCCTGGTGGCGCCGGGAGCATGGGCCAGGCATGcccaccacctggccccagttTGAG GCCTGGAACCCCGAGCCAGGGAGGCAGAGCAATGGCATGAAGCTGGGACAGGAGGAGAAGGTGCCACTGCAGAGCAAcagccctgtcctgggcag CGTGGCTGAGCCTGTCCCAacacctccagccccaccactgccagcaccagTGCCCCCGCCAatgccagccccaggaccaggccGGGGGCAGCGGGTCCGGGCCGTGTATGACTACACTGGGCAGGAGCCGGATGAGCTGAGCTTCTCTGCAG GGGAGGAGCTGACCAAGCTGGAGGATGAGGATGAGCAGGGCTGGTGCCGGGGGGTGACGGACAGAGGGCGCATAGGGTTGTACCCTGCCAACTATGTGCAGCCAGTGCAGTGA
- the LOC102576789 gene encoding protein kinase C and casein kinase II substrate protein 3 isoform X1: MPKPALCTSPSRACHGPGPVAGLPLLWFQAKWKHMSQHRLPSSTSDPSPPPNSLPSPAWDRPAHLRSRIPTMPGQYLGQESCPVPQDSAMSAIYSEVAGDEPPGDSFWMPKQYQSTVRRLDNGYQVCEQLVSCFQERARVERTYGQHLARWVQKWRPLVDASPTYGTARRAWQAFLDATERLSQLHGEMQRALVAEEVARMRAWQRDHYHRKVLGGFREACDLENGFRRAQRGWTRKLRKVEKAKAAYHLACRKEHQAAGREAGPPGGPPLAPDRQRALREERQRRTQETHKERQRYEHILAELTRASPRYMEEMEMVFEQGQAQEQRRIAFLKDTLLALQHRLDPTTHPGVQAAQSQLRQAIADISAHDDLAWWRREHGPGMPTTWPQFEAWNPEPGRQSNGMKLGQEEKVPLQSNSPVLGSVAEPVPTPPAPPLPAPVPPPMPAPGPGRGQRVRAVYDYTGQEPDELSFSAGEELTKLEDEDEQGWCRGVTDRGRIGLYPANYVQPVQ; the protein is encoded by the exons ATGCCAAAGCCTGCACTGTGCACTTCCCCCTCCCGTGCCTGCCATGGGCCTGGCCCCGTGGCAGGGCTCCCGCTCCTGTGGTTCCAAGCTAAGTGGAAACACATGTCCCAGCACCGCTTGCCCAGTTCCACATcagaccccagcccccccccaaactccctccccagcccagcctgggatcGGCCTGCACATCTCCGGAGCCGCATCCCCACCATGCCCGGCCAGTACCTGGGACAGGAGTCCTGCCCCGTCCCCCAGG ACAGTGCCATGTCAGCAATCTACAGCGAGGTGGCAGGAGATGAGCCCCCCGGGGACAGCTTCTGGATG CCAAAGCAGTACCAGAGCACAGTGCGGCGCCTGGATAATGGATACCAGGTCTGTGAACAGCTggtcagctgcttccaggagcgGGCAAGGGTGGAGCGCACTTATGGGCAGCACCTGGCACGCTGGGTGCAGAAGTGGCGCCCTCTGGTGGATGCCA GCCCCACATATGGCACTGCACGCCGGGCCTGGCAGGCTTTTCTAGATGCCACAGAACGGCTGAGCCAGCTGCATGGGGAGATGCAGCGAGCGCTGGTGGCTGAGGAGGTGGCCCGGATGCGGGCCTGGCAGCGTGATCACTACCACCGCAAGGTGCTAGGTGGCTTCCGTGAGGCCTGTGACCTGGAGAATGGCTTCCGGCGTGCCCAGCGGGGCTGGACCCGCAAGCTGCGCAag gtgGAGAAGGCGAAGGCAGCATACCACCTGGCCTGCCGCAAGGAGCACCAGGCTGCAGGGCGTGAGGCTGGACCCCCAGGGGGGCCACCACTGGCCCCTGACCGCCAGCGGGCCCTGAGGGAGGAGCGCCAGCGCCGCACTCAGGAGACCCACAAG gagCGCCAGCGCTATGAGCATATCCTGGCTGAGCTGACCCGGGCCAGCCCGCGCTACATGGAGGAGATGGAGATGGTGTTCgagcaggggcaggcccaggAGCAAAGGCGTATCGCCTTCCTCAAGGACACACTTTTGGCCCTCCAGCACCGCCTGGATCCCACCACACACCCTGG GGTGCAGGCAGCGCAGAGCCAGCTGCGCCAGGCCATTGCCGACATCAGTGCCCACGACGATCTAGCCTGGTGGCGCCGGGAGCATGGGCCAGGCATGcccaccacctggccccagttTGAG GCCTGGAACCCCGAGCCAGGGAGGCAGAGCAATGGCATGAAGCTGGGACAGGAGGAGAAGGTGCCACTGCAGAGCAAcagccctgtcctgggcag CGTGGCTGAGCCTGTCCCAacacctccagccccaccactgccagcaccagTGCCCCCGCCAatgccagccccaggaccaggccGGGGGCAGCGGGTCCGGGCCGTGTATGACTACACTGGGCAGGAGCCGGATGAGCTGAGCTTCTCTGCAG GGGAGGAGCTGACCAAGCTGGAGGATGAGGATGAGCAGGGCTGGTGCCGGGGGGTGACGGACAGAGGGCGCATAGGGTTGTACCCTGCCAACTATGTGCAGCCAGTGCAGTGA